The window GGTGATCATCACGTGGCCAGTTTTTTCCGTCTTTGTAACTATTAATATtggctttcttttctcttttactCCTTTAAAATCTTATCTTTGCGCGCCGCCGTGCAGGGGGAATTCAGGTGTTTTCTTTTGTTGTACCGTGTGTTGTACTTGACTTCTCGAGTTGGTGAAAGATTTTCAGACGTTAACAAATATGGAAAATAACAGTACTGCGGGAAAGCAAGTGGGTTCTGCTtctccatcttcatcatcaatatCATCATTCAATCATGATCTTTTTGGCTACAAGGAGCCAGCGCCAACTGGgattttctcttcaattttccCACCGCCATCTTCGGTAAATTCTAGCTTTgtgcggttttttttttttttttctcccttggttgggttttgttgcttttgttgaattaatgtcctttttcgTAATGCAATCACTAATCTTGCTGTGTTCCATCAGTCTATTGCTTTGATGTTTTGGAGATTTATTGAGACCGTGAAGCACTTCTTTTCGTATTGGTTTCAAGCTAcaattgatttatttatttatttgctgcATGCTACTTTGATTTAGTCAAgctaaatttgtcaaattagaGGGTTTGAAGCCAATGGCTTTAAAGATTTGGGACATGTCATTCAACTCTTTGATTGCATAATTTTGATGAATAGGACTATGGCTAGTTATTTTGACGACGATAATGCTGGAAAGCTtgaattttccccctttttttgggTGGGGGCTGATTTTTGACAAATTAGCGTCGCGTATAGACAACCCATGTCCATGAATGATGCTTTCTCGACTATTTGGTCTGACATTGGATACTCTGTTTATGAGTATCACGTCAAAGAATACCTGCTTAGTTGGTCATACACTGTTGATGATAAAGACTGCATCTTTTGCGGGATTTAACATATACTAGATATTTCATCGTCTTTAAACAAAATTTAGTGATATTTTATTGTGCATGTGTTGTAATTCTTATAGAGTTTTTGGTTTCAGGTCATGGGAAGGAGTGGCTCAACTTCTGAACTCATTGAATGTATCCAGGGGCATTCTGCTAGAAGCCAGGTCTGGGATAAAGGAACTCCAGGTTGGTTTGTGCTAAAATTCTGTTAtaacttttcttccttttcctagTTCCTGGCTTTTGATTGTGCAACAAGGAACCTTTTGCTTGACTTATTGTTCTTCTGTGCCCAAAACAAGATACGCAAATCCTTGCTGTTCCTAACACGACTTCTAACATCACAATTTGTGTTAGAGGTTTATTAAACACTATAAATGACCTTGCGTCCTTTGCATTCATTCAGGTTAATGGAAGTTTTTTACTTACTTTAAACCTAATCTATTTAGCAGCATCTTGAATTTGGATGAGAATATGATTTCATTTTGAGCTGCTCCAAAATTATGATAGTGCTGCTTAAAACTACTTGGAGGACTAGGTTCAAACTTTTTTCTTCTGCTCTCAACTTTCTTTTTAAAGGAGACATTGTTGATTGCAAATTCAGAATTTTGATATCTCTTGTAATTTTTGTTTCAGTTGCCCGACAAGgatattttctttattgtgcaGAGAGATATTAGATTTTTTGCGTACTTTTGTTTTGGATAAAACATTCCTTGCATTTAAGTGCTACTGTGGAGATGTGAATCAAAACTCATATCTAATTACTGAAATCATCTTGTGGGATTAATCATTAGACTCCATCAATTTCAAGTATAGGTTTCCTCTGCCCCCAGAACTGCTGTGTGTGAATGAGAAATCTCGATGTTTGGACATCTAATTTTCTTAATTGAGGACAAAAACCTGATCTTTATGAGGCTGTTCATGCCTCAAATCCCTATGTTTATGCAGAGAATCTGGCTAAGAACAATAAGGATGAAAGCCATTGCATGTCCAACAAGAAAAGGAGCTCAATATTTCAAGAAAGAGCAGAACCATGCCCTTTAAGTTCATCTTTGTACTATGGTGGTCAAGAAGATATGTATGTGCAGTCTTCAAATGCTCAGTCACTGGGCTCATACCATGGCGTAAGTTTTTTCACTGCAACCATCATCATGTTTATGATTACATGGCTTGGATGTAATTGAACTAGCTTTTGATGAAATTATAGATAAATCAGTTTAAGAAACATTGGGAAGAGGATGACCAAAACGGGAACGACTCTCATTCTGCTTCTAGAGGGAATTGGTGGCAAGGTACGATTATGCATGTTGTATGAGTTTCTCTGGGTAGAGGTTCAGACAGGTCTAAGTACCATTCGAACAATGTTTATGCAGGGTCACTTTATTATTAGGACTGCCTTTCAAGCCCCCAGGCTTATGAATTCTTCAGTTATTTATTAGAGGTAAGCACCACCCCATTGATCGTagtttgatttttgaaaaataacaaataattttttttctccaaCGCCACTTTCATTGCCAATATATAATACAATATTTGAGCTTTTAAAATTCATTGAAATTGAAGGTTATGCTCCTCAAGAGTTGGGCTAATTTCTTAGAatatttgtatttaaaaaaaacaacCGCCAAATGCACCTCTGACATGGGGTGTTTCTCATTCTATAGCGGCCGTGCTGACTCAGTACGGCCGCATAATTAAATATTCCATCGGAATCTTGTCTGCAAAAAATTCGGTGGTGCAGAGGGTGTCAATGCGGACGTGCTGACCGGGCACGTCCGCAGCTGAAAAAGCTGTCTGAGCATGTGTCAGACGCAGACATGCTGACTGTGCACGTCCGCGGCTGACCAAAGTGACTCACCTCTGCGCATGTGTCAGACGGATGCAAATGCTATGAAACTGTGATCAATATCAATGCAAATGATGTAAGCATTTCGAAGAATGCTCCAGACACTTCatccttcctttctttctttttttgttcttaATAAAATGACAACAAAAAAGctgcaaaatatttttggagacAAAAAAGTGCCCATCTATGTATTTAATGGTagtaaatttctttattttatcacttaatttttccTACTCTTAAATTAGTCTTGGATTATAATGCAACTAGTGATAGAAGAGAATCTTAACAACCATGATCAATTGTTTAGTAGTTCTTCTGTAAAGTACtaaactttattattattatttttttttttgaaattgtgTATTACTTTAGGATTTATTAAACAATGTTAgagttttttttaaattaaaaaaaggttTCTACAAAAGTAACACAAAGTTATCGTTAAAAATGCATTATAATAcagataaattattttttttctcaaatggTCCAAATACACTCTAAAACTTACCATGGGCATGAATTTTTGTCATTCCCATTACTATTTTGTTTGCAGTCATAACGGATTTTATTTTATGATGAAAATCTAATACTTACATTACTATTAAATAATTCATTCAATATTTTCCATAATTATTATATGTATCATTAATTTTAAGAGTTAAGCTTCACTCTATTGTAATACGACATATTTACGTGTCAAAAATTAAAGAATCATTCGTCTGAATCATTCGGTGCTAATGACAGATTTAGTATATACTTTCCCGAAAAGTATATAGAAGCCTCATCACGGCATTCCACTCTGAAGCAGTAAGCATTCGtcttaaaactattttttttagcATGTGTCAGATGCGGACGTGCTGACTGGGCACGTCCGCATTTGACACAACACACCAGCACTGATTTTGTGTCTCCCGGGGACGTGCCCAGTCAGCACGTCTGCGCTGACACCCTGCACCACTGAATTTTTGCAGACAAGAGTTCGGTGGAATATTTAATTATGCAGCCGTGCTGACTCAGCACGGCCGCTATAGAATGAGAAACACCCATGTCAGAGGTGTATTTGACGgttgttttttttaaatacaaatatTCTAAGGAATTAGCCCAAGAGTTGGAGACCTTTGGTCTGCTCAGTCATCTATGTGATTTTTGAGCTTCTTGATATAAGTGTAAATGTAGGCTACTACTGTAAATTGAAGTCTATCATTATGTCATTTATACATGATTTCTCATGTAATTGTATATATTTACTGTATTTCTATTGTTTCTACTATAAGAGGCATTTCTCTGATTTGATTAACTTATTGTACTTGCAGGGATTTCAGAGGCCTTGGCTGTGTAGTTTATATAGATTGTCCTGTGATAGGTAAAGGCCACTTTTTAGGCAGGATATTGTGGACAGAACTTGGATATTTTTTCATGAGTTCTTCCTATCATTTGGTACAAAAACTTTCCCTAATATAATTTCGTGCTTGAAAGTTTTAGGAGTTTGTAATGGAGAAGGTTTTTCAAACTTTGTAATCTGTTATTGTCTCCCTAGTCTAAACTAGTAATTACCAGACTTAACTGTTGATTTTTGAGTGAGTAATGCATAATGATAGACCTTTTCGTGGTTTCTTTACCATTTCTACCAATGATGAAGCTTGTGGTATGTGATGGGCCTTTACgtgattttccttttcttactcTCTTTGTAATTCTGTTGAGAAATATGAGCAGGTTAAGAGTTGTTTTCTTTGAAGATAatggaaatagtttgaggtcttCGGCTGTGGATCTCATTGGTGGGATACAAAAACCAGTATATTTTCCAGCATAATTGACTATTTGAGTTATGGATActcataatttattttttcttttttcttttttctctctgaGCATATTGAAGGAAGAATATTTTCAAACTTATGTCTGAATTTTCAGCATCTGGCACCTATGATGAGTTTAATTGCTAGATGGGGATAAATTAGAAAATTAGgcttttgagttgttttaaaGTGTTCATCAGCTGTTCCTCTGTTTATTTGCATAAGCACTTCGGATGTTGTGGATTCACTAATGACCTTCTTAACGGATGCAGTAAGTCGAATTTTACGTGCTGCTGTAGCAGCAATTTAAATGTTTATTTATCAACGAAAAAAGCTCAGGAAGACCCATTCTCATTTGAAGAGTAAAATTATACCATGGCAGCAAAATAACAGTAAGCTTCACAAGTTTAGGTTGTACAAGCAGTTCTTTCAGCTTCCCATCATATTGGTCTGTAAGCATGACATGCAGCCTGATCATACCTTGTGATTGCCATTAACATGATTCCTGTTTCCTCTCCTTGTTTATGTTCTCTCTTAGAAAAGACACAAAACATGTACAGATATCACCCAACATACTCTGCTTGAAGAAGCATAGTAAATTATGCTGTGGTAATGGTAGGATACTTGGTTATAAAAGAACTCTCTAAATTGAATTGGTAACAGTCTAGAAGTTTTCTTGCTGCAACAAGTACCGTAACATACATTGCTCGTATCTTGTGTATAGCAGGTTTCTGGTTTGAAAAACTAAAATAGCCTTGGGTTGGGATTCTCTTTTATAGATTGTAAGTTTTGTACAGGAAGCTTAGTTTGCAGGGTAGAGATACATGGGAATTGCAGCAAATGCTACTTGCTGGAGGTCCTGCAAATCTGCCATTTATTTGGTAATTTGAGGCAGAATTTATATCTAAAACCAAGTGGGAGCCTCTAGTCTAACCAACTTGCTGTTGGTATTTACAGTAATCCCTTCTGTACTCTCTATCATGCGCAATACAGAGAAATAGTCTTTCATAAGCCGCTGCCATCTTTGTGGCAGTATATAATTTCAAACCCCTTTCTCTTGCCAACTGACCTTTCTTTTCCAGAATTACTCTTCCATCTTCCCAAACCTCATACAGAGCTTTCTTTAGTGAAGGCACATTTGGTGAAAATGTATACCCTATCTCTTTGCTGACAATCACAGATTCTGTAATGCTAGCTAGTTTTGTGGCCATGAGAGGCTTACCAGTCAGGACAGCCTCCAACAAGGTGTGATCTAACCCTTGAGCTCGAAGAGTTGGGTTTACCAGTATATCTATTGCATTGTAGAACCCTGCCAACTCGGCCTGTTCCAGTGGCCCCAAAACCAGTAAATTGGATCCTAGCTCTCTATATCTTTCACCCCATGGTCCATCTCCAGCGACAAGAACCATGACATTATCCCGAATTGtagaattttccttcaaaatttgcTTCAAAGCTTGAAACATCAATGGGTGTCCCTTGTCCTTTACTAACCTTCCTGCCATCCCTAGGACCAATGCTTTGGATTCTGGAATGCCAAACTTTGACTTGAAGACTTTGGCCTTTAGTGCATCTGGCTTGAATACTCCCTCAT is drawn from Coffea arabica cultivar ET-39 chromosome 1c, Coffea Arabica ET-39 HiFi, whole genome shotgun sequence and contains these coding sequences:
- the LOC113729526 gene encoding uncharacterized protein isoform X2, with protein sequence MENNSTAGKQVGSASPSSSSISSFNHDLFGYKEPAPTGIFSSIFPPPSSVMGRSGSTSELIECIQGHSARSQVWDKGTPENLAKNNKDESHCMSNKKRSSIFQERAEPCPLSSSLYYGGQEDMYVQSSNAQSLGSYHGINQFKKHWEEDDQNGNDSHSASRGNWWQGSLYY
- the LOC113729526 gene encoding uncharacterized protein isoform X1, with translation MENNSTAGKQVGSASPSSSSISSFNHDLFGYKEPAPTGIFSSIFPPPSSVMGRSGSTSELIECIQGHSARSQVWDKGTPENLAKNNKDESHCMSNKKRSSIFQERAEPCPLSSSLYYGGQEDMYVQSSNAQSLGSYHGINQFKKHWEEDDQNGNDSHSASRGNWWQGTIMHVV